Proteins encoded in a region of the Bactrocera tryoni isolate S06 chromosome 4, CSIRO_BtryS06_freeze2, whole genome shotgun sequence genome:
- the LOC120773676 gene encoding RNA-binding protein 12: MVSLKDFLSKILIIHALIALSIADVSHLRSAYLPPYHSKPLHVAPSQELAAPPQPQVQHDEVPQAQLDVILLDESANGNSHALKDVDQSLDNEPVAIVHQSSTDDNAASESASDPFFQPSFGGFPGGGIAPNFGGPTYPGQGFTGAGFPGQGFAGQGFPATGFAGQGFAGQGFPGQALSGAGFAGQGFPGQGFPGQGLPASGFAGQGFPGQGFSGAAFPGQGFSGQGFPGQGFSGAGFPGQGFSGQGFPGQGFPVAGFPGAGFPGQGFPPQAGGFPGLPYQTQQQSGGDFNTPQPIEGLNTRVHTTRIASDTVYGANGGYVYDKPK; encoded by the exons ATGGTAAGTCTTAAAGATTTT CTTTCCAAAATACTTATCATCCACGCTCTGATTGCGTTGAGCATCGCCGATGTCAGCCATTTGAGAAGCGCTTACTTGCCTCCCTACCACAGTAAACCACTGCACGTTGCACCAAGTCAAGAACTTGCAGCGCCGCCACAACCACAAGTGCAACATGACGAAGTACCACAAGCCCAACTGGATGTTATTTTACTTGACGAGTCGGCCAATGGTAACTCACATGCTTTAAAAGATGTTGACCAATCGCTGGATAATGAGCCCGTTGCAATAGTACACCAAAGTTCTACAGATGATAACGCCGCCAGTGAATCTGCCAGCGATCCGTTCTTCCAACCTAGTTTTGGTGGCTTTCCAGGCGGTGGAATTGCACCCAACTTTGGTGGGCCAACATATCCGGGTCAAGGTTTTACGGGAGCAGGCTTTCCAGGACAGGGTTTCGCAGGACAAGGTTTTCCTGCAACAGGCTTCGCAGGACAAGGTTTCGCTGGTCAAGGATTTCCAGGACAAGCCTTGTCTGGAGCTGGCTTCGCAGGACAAGGTTTCCCGGGACAAGGCTTTCCTGGACAAGGTTTACCAGCTTCAGGCTTCGCAGGACAAG GTTTCCCAGGGCAGGGCTTTTCGGGAGCTGCCTTTCCTGGCCAAGGTTTCTCAGGCCAGGGTTTCCCAGGACAAGGATTCTCTGGAGCTGGCTTTCCTGGACAGGGTTTCTCAGGTCAAGGCTTTCCTGGACAGGGCTTTCCGGTAGCTGGATTTCCCGGCGCAGGCTTCCCCGGTCAAGGCTTCCCACCACAAGCGGGCGGTTTCCCAGGCTTACCTTACCAAACACAGCAACAGTCCGGCGGCGATTTCAACACACCACAGCCCATAGAGGGCCTCAACACTCGTGTGCACACAACGCGCATAGCCAGCGATACAGTTTATGGCGCAAACGGCGGTTATGTCTACGACAAgcccaaataa
- the LOC120775025 gene encoding glycine-rich cell wall structural protein 1.8-like, translating into MKLFVVATLALVAIASADVSHLSRSYLPPSHGGHSHGHGHGHSHGPAPAPITEYLPPSSNYGGPSYSSGGAGGSYSSGGAGGSYSSGGAGGSYSSGGAAGPSNEYLPPVQSYSPPAPVYSAPAPAPVYSAPAPAPVYSAPSPAPVYSAPAPAPVYSAPAPAPVYSGPSYSSGGSGGGFSSGGAGGFSSGGAGGAGGYSYGGASGAGSYSSGGAGGYSSGGAGGYSSGGAGGYSSGGAGASGAGSYSSGGAGGYSSGGAGGYSSGGAGGYSSGGAGGYSSGGAGGYSSGGAGGAGGSYYSGGAGGYSSGRPSGPSYSGGSAGTQYGSNGGYIYRKK; encoded by the exons ATG AAACTCTTCGTTGTAGCCACTCTTGCGTTGGTCGCCATTGCTTCAGCTGATGTCAGCCATTTGTCGAGATCATACCTGCCACCTAGTCATGGCGGACACAGTCACGGACACGGTCACGGACACAGCCATGGTCCCGCACCGGCTCCAATAACTGAATATTTGCCACCCTCTTCCAATTATGGTGGTCCATCCTACTCTTCGGGTGGTGCTGGCGGCTCTTACTCCTCAGGCGGTGCTGGGGGTTCATACTCCTCAGGCGGTGCTGGAGGTTCATACTCTTCAGGCGGTGCTGCTGGTCCATCCAACGAATACTTGCCACCTGTACAAAGCTACTCACCACCTGCTCCAGTCTACTCGGCTCCAGCTCCAGCTCCAGTATACTCTGCCCCAGCTCCAGCTCCAGTCTACTCTGCTCCAT CACCTGCTCCAGTCTACTCTGCTCCTGCCCCAGCTCCAGTATACTCAGCTCCCGCTCCAGCTCCAGTCTACTCTGGTCCATCATATTCTTCAGGCGGTAGCGGAGGCGGATTCTCGAGCGGCGGTGCTGGCGGTTTCTCAAGCGGGGGTGCCGGTGGTGCTGGAGGTTACTCATATGGTGGAGCCAGCGGTGCTGGCAGTTACTCCAGCGGCGGTGCCGGTGGTTACTCAAGCGGAGGTGCTGGCGGTTACTCAAGCGGCGGTGCCGGTGGTTACTCAAGCGGCGGTGCTGGTG CCAGCGGTGCTGGCAGTTACTCCAGCGGCGGTGCTGGTGGTTACTCCAGCGGCGGTGCTGGCGGTTACTCTAGCGGCGGTGCTGGCGGTTACTCTAGCGGCGGTGCCGGTGGTTACTCTAGCGGTGGTGCTGGCGGTTATTCCAGCGGCGGTGCTGGTGGTGCCGGTGGCTCTTACTATAGCGGCGGTGCTGGCGGTTACTCTAGCGGTCGTCCTTCTGGCCCCTCATACTCTGGCGGCAGTGCTGGCACCCAGTATGGCTCCAACGGTGGCTACATCTACAGAAAAAAGTAA
- the LOC120775715 gene encoding keratin, type I cytoskeletal 9-like, with protein sequence MKLFVVATLALVAFASADVSHLSRTYLPPSSYSSGGAAGGSYSSGGAGGSYSSGGAGGSYSSGGAGGSYSSGGAVGPSNEYLPPVQSYSPPAPVYSAPAPAPVYSAPAPAPVYSAPAPAPVYSAPAPAPVYSAPAPAPVYSAPSYSSGGSGGSYSSGGSYSSGGSAGFSGPSNTYLAPAAPSYSSGGSYSSGGSAGISGGSAGGSYSSGGSYSSGGSYSSGGSAGISSGISGGSAGGSYSSGGSYSSGGSSGFSGPSNTYLAPAAPSYSSGGSSYSSGGSSFSSGGSSYSGADVGTQYASNGGYVYKKK encoded by the exons ATG AAACTCTTCGTTGTCGCCACTCTTGCCTTGGTCGCCTTCGCTTCGGCTGATGTCAGCCATTTGTCGAGGACGTACTTGCCACCATCTTCTTACTCTTCGGGAGGCGCTGCTGGTGGTTCATACTCTTCAGGTGGTGCTGGCGGTTCATACTCTTCAGGCGGTGCTGGAGGTTCATATTCTTCAGGTGGTGCTGGTGGTTCATACTCTTCAGGCGGTGCTGTTGGTCCATCCAACGAATACTTGCCACCTGTACAAAGCTACTCACCACCTGCTCCAGTATACTCTGCCCCAGCTCCAGCTCCAGTGTACTCTGCCCCAGCTCCAGCTCCAGTATACTCCGCCCCAGCTCCAGCTCCAGTATACTCTGCACCCGCTCCAGCTCCAGTCTACTCTGCACCAGCTCCAGCTCCAGTCTACTCTGCTCCATCATACTCCTCGGGCGGTAGCGGTGGCTCTTACTCCAGCGGCGGTTCATACTCGAGCGGTGGTTCAGCTGGATTCTCTGGCCCATCCAACACTTACTTGGCTCCAGCTGCTCCAAGCTACTCATCAGGCGGTTCATACTCATCTGGTGGATCTGCTGGTATTTCTGGCGGTTCTGCTGGTGGCTCTTACTCCAGCGGTGGTTCATACTCGAGCG GCGGTTCATACTCATCTGGTGGATCTGCTGGTATTTCTTCTGGTATCTCTGGCGGTTCTGCTGGTGGCTCTTACTCCAGCGGTGGTTCATACTCGAGCGGTGGCTCTTCTGGATTCTCTGGCCCATCTAATACTTACTTGGCTCCAGCTGCCCCAAGCTACTCATCGGGTGGTTCATCCTACTCGTCGGGTGGTTCATCCTTCTCGTCCGGCGGTTCATCGTACTCTGGCGCCGATGTTGGTACCCAATATGCCTCCAACGGTGGTTATGTCTACAAAAAGAAGTAA
- the LOC120773677 gene encoding uncharacterized protein LOC120773677 encodes MGDVVANSTLSRPILLIKLLLVAFALIASAAADVSHLNREYLPPVQPGHHGGSGSSHYSAVGGSAGFGSSGSSHFGAIGGSASVGSSSGPSAGSVSYSSQQHSHDYGHGQQSQEVHVSYDSAPVAPAPEPEQEPEPVAAAPVEDDGAVSYGSYGQDEVQQQYEGAAEVEQQQVDAGVSAANDDAGAAHGGVQYFDHNTLLTDSYGNNVGAHESHVSLAAAQGPAIRSPQPASFAPSVSYDAVQQYVSAGAGAGASSGVETQYGSNGGYIY; translated from the coding sequence AAACTCTTACTCGTCGCATTCGCACTAATTGCCAGCGCAGCCGCCGATGTCAGCCATTTGAACCGCGAGTACTTGCCACCTGTACAACCTGGCCATCATGGCGGTAGTGGCAGTTCTCACTACAGCGCTGTTGGTGGTTCTGCCGGTTTTGGTTCAAGCGGCAGTTCCCACTTCGGTGCTATTGGTGGCAGCGCCAGCGTCGGTTCAAGCTCTGGTCCCAGCGCCGGTTCAGTGTCATACAGCAGTCAGCAACACAGTCACGATTACGGACATGGACAACAATCGCAAGAGGTGCACGTCAGTTATGACAGCGCACCAGTAGCACCAGCCCCAGAGCCAGAGCAAGAGCCAGAACCCGTAGCTGCTGCACCAGTCGAAGATGACGGCGCCGTCTCTTATGGCTCATACGGTCAGGATGAAGTGCAGCAACAATATGAAGGTGCTGCCGAGGTAGAACAGCAACAGGTGGATGCTGGTGTTAGTGCTGCCAACGATGACGCTGGTGCCGCCCATGGTGGTGTACAATATTTCGACCACAACACCCTGTTGACCGACAGTTATGGCAACAATGTGGGCGCTCACGAATCTCATGTGAGTTTGGCGGCAGCACAAGGTCCCGCTATTCGCTCGCCACAACCTGCATCGTTCGCACCCTCCGTTTCTTATGATGCGGTGCAACAGTATGTGAGTGCTGGTGCCGGTGCCGGCGCTTCGTCTGGCGTGGAGACACAGTATGGCTCCAATGGTGGTTATAtctattaa